CCGGCACGGCCGCGGTGGTGCACCGGCTCGTCCGCGGCCTCGGCCGGACCGCGAGCCTCTACGTCAACGCTTTCAACACCCCCGCCCTCGCGGCGTACCGCAAGATCGGGTTCAAGCAGGTCGGCCAGTACGCGACAGTGCTGTTCTAAGGAGACGCCGGCCACTCTTCCGTGGCGGCGTTTCAGCCCGCGGCCAACCCGCTGACCAGGCACTATCCCGCCATGAGTGCACGTCGACGCCGCGGTGCGCTCGCGGTGCTGCTGCTCGCCGCCGCGACCACGGCCGGGTGCTCGGGCGGTGGGCCCGATGACACCCTCTCCGCCTTCCTCGACGCCTTCGCGTCCGGGGACATCGCCGCCGCGGCGGCGGACACCGACTCGCCGGACGCCGCCAGGACCGTGCTCTCGCAGGTCCGCGGGGCGCTCGACCCCGAATCCCTCGAAGCGGACGAAGAAGAGGTGAAACAGCCGGACGGCGACGTCGTCACCGCGGGCTACCGGCTCACCTGGCACCTGTCGCACGGCCGCACCTGGTCCTACCGCGCCGACGTCCAGCTGCGGGCGGCCGAGCACGGCTGGCAGGTGCACTGGCAGCCGACGGTCGTGCACCCGCAGCTGACGGTCGGCCAGACCATCGGCCTGCTGCCGCAGCTGCCGGAGACGGCGCCGGTGCTCGACCGCGACGGCGTGCCGCTGATGCGCCCGCAGACCGTGATCGGCGTGGTGGTCGACCCGCAGAAGACCGGCAACCCGAGCGCGGTCGCCGGGTCGCTGGCCAAGGCGCTGCACCGGTTCGAACCATCGGTCACCGGCCGGTCGGTGCTCGACGGGATGAACAAGACCAAGCCCGGCGACGCCTACCCGGTGATCACCCTGCGCGCCGGGGAGTACCACCAGGTCAAGCCGGTGATCTACGACCTGCCCGGCGTCCGGTTCGCCAGCCAGGAGCGGCTGCTGCCGGTGACCCGCGGGTCCGGGCGGCAGGTCCTGGCGGCCATCCGCGCGCTGGTCGAGCAGGAGCTGGCCGGGGCGGCGGGCTGGCGGATCGTCACCCGGGACGTCACCGGCGGCGAGGTGTCGGAGCTGCGGGCGGAGCCGCCGCGGCCCGGGCCCGCCATCACCAGCACGCTGAGCGCGCGGATCCAGGCCGCCGCCGAAAAGGCGCTCGAGACCGAGATCCACCCGGCCGCGCTGGTGGCGATCCAGCCGTCGAGCGGCGACATCCTCGCCGTGGCGCAGAACGACGCCGCCGACGACGAAGGCCCGGTGGCCCTGTCCGGGCGCTACCCGCCGGGGTCGACGTTCAAGATCGTCACGGCGGCGGCCGCGCTGTCGACGGGGGACGTCGAGCCCGGCAGCCCGGTGGACTGCCCCGGCACCACGGCGATCGAGAACCGCGTCGTGCCGAACGAAGGCCGGTTCGACCTCGGCCGGGTGCCGCTGAAGACGGCGTTCGCGCGGTCCTGCAACACGACCTTCGCCCGGCTCGCCGCCGGTCTTCCGGCGTCGGCGCTCACCGACGCCGCCCGGTCCTTCGGGCTCGGCGCCGACTTCGTGGTCCCCGGCCTGACCACGGTCACCGGCGGCGTCCCGGCCGGCGACTCGGCCGTGCAGCGCGCGGAGGACGGCTTCGGCCAGGGCACGGTGGTGGCCAGCCCGTTCGGCATGGCCCTGGTCGCGGCGACCGTGCAGGCGGGGAAGGTGCCGGCGCCGTCGATCGTCAAGGGGATGCCGTCGACCGCCGAGAACGTCGGCGACGCGCCGTCGCGGCAGGTCCTCGACGCGCTGCGCGGCATGATGCGGGACGTCGTCGCGGTGGGTACCGCGACGGGCCTGCGCGACCTGCCCGACGTCGCGGGCAAGACCGGGACCGCCCAGTTCGGTGACGGCTCCCGCGCGCACGGCTGGTTCGCCGGCTACCGCGGTGACCTGGCGTTCGCCGTGCTCCTGACCGACGCCGGCTCGTCCAAACCGGCGGTGCAGGCCGCGCACCGGTTCCTGGCGGGGATCGGCTGACCGGGCCGTCGTAAGGTGGAGGCATGTCCGTTCGTGCCGCGCTCGTTCCCGGCGTCCAGACGCCGCGCCGTGACGTCCCCAGTTCCATCGCCCGTCCCGAGTACGTGGACAAGCCGGCGCCGAAGCGGGACACCGGCAACGGCGTGCGCACGCCCGAGGTGATCGAGGCGATGCGGATCGCGAGCCGCATCGCGGCGCAGGCCCTGGAGGAAGGCGGCAAGGCCGTCAAGCCGGGCGCCACCACGGACGACATCGACAAGGTGGTGCACGAGTTCCTGCTCGACCACCACGCCTACCCCTCGACGCTGGGCTACCGCCGGTTCCCGAAGTCGTGCTGCACCTCGCTGAACGAGGTGATCTGCCACGGCATCCCGGACTCGACGGTGATCGAGGACGGTGACATCTGCAACATCGACGTCACCGCCTACATCGGCGGCGTGCACGGCGACACGAACGCGACCTTCCTGGCCGGCGACGTCTCCGAGGAGGCGCGCCTGCTGGTGGAGCGCACCCGCGAGGCGACGCTGCGGGCGATCAAGGCGGTCCGGCCGGGCCGCCAGCTCAACGTGATCGGCCGGGTCATCGAGGCGTACGCGAAGCGCTTCGGCTACGGCGTGGTCCGCGACTTCACCGGCCACGGCGTCGGCCCCGCGTTCCACACGCCGCCGACGGTCCTGCACTACGAAGAGCCCTCCGTCGACACGATCATCGAGGAGGGCATGACCTTCACGATCGAGCCGATGATCACCCTGGGCACCATCGACTACGACATCTGGGCCGACGACTGGACCGTCACCACGAAGGACAAGAAGTGGACGGCCCAGTTCGAGCACACCCTTGTGGTGACGGCCGACGGCAGCGAGATCCTCACGCTGCCCTGAGCGTCAGTGACTGGTGGCCTTCTTGTAGCAGCGCACCGAAAGCGGCACGAAGATCGCCAGCAGCAGCGCGATCCACAGCACCGACGCGAGGGCGGCGTGCTGCATCGGCCAGACGTCGCGCGTCGGCATCGCGGCGCTGGTGTTGCCGAACAGCTCCCGCGCCGCCTGCGTGACCGCCGAGACCGGGTTCCAGTCCGCGATCGCCCGCAGCGGCGTGGGCAGCCGCCCGCTGTCGACGAACGTGTTGGCCAGGAAGGTGAGCGGGAAGACCACGACCATCGACACGTTGTTGAACACCTCGGGTTTGCGCACCGCCAGGCCGAGCGTGCCCATCACCCACGACAGCGCGTAGGAGAAGGCGAGCAGCAGGGCGACCCCGCCGAGCGTTTCGAGGACGCCGGTGTGGATGCGCCAGCCGACCAGCAGGCCGACGAGGCCCATGATGAGCAGGCTCGCCGTGCTGAGGATGAGGTCGGCGGTCGTCCGCCCGATCAGCACGGCGGCGGGCGACATCGGCAGTGAGCGGAACCGGTCGATGATGCCCTTCTGCAGGTCGTCGGTCAGCCCGTAGCCGGTGACGATGCCGCCCATGGCCACCGCGAGGGTGAAGATCCCCGGCAGCATGAACTCGCGGTACGACAGGCCGGGGACGTCGATCACGCTGCCGAACACGAAGCCGAAGAGCAGCACGAACATCACCGGCGTGAACACGAGGGACCCGAGCAGGTCCAGCGACCGGAAGATCTTGATCGAGTTGCGCTTGGTGATGGTGACGCCGTCGGTCACGGCGAGCTGCACCGCGTTCATCACACGGCCTCCTTCGCGGGTTCGGCCGTCTCGTGGCCGGTCAGGGTGAGGAAAACGTCGTCGAGGGTGGGGCGCCGGACGCCGACGTCGCGGACGTCGACGCCTTCCGCGGCGAGCAGGGCCAGCGCTTCGGTAAGCGCTTTCGCGCCGTGGGACACGGGCACGGTGAGCCGGAAGCCTTCGGCCTGCGGCTCGCCGCTGGCCAGCCGGGCGAGCGTGGCCCGCGCGACGCCGACGTCGGCGTGGGTGCCGACGGTCAGCTCGATCCGCTCGCCGCCCACGAGGTCCTTGAGCTCGTCGGCGGTGCCGCGGGCGATCACGCGGCCGTGGTCGACGACGGCGATGCTGTCGGCCAGCCGGTCGGCCTCCTCCAGGTACTGCGTGGTGAGCAGCAGCGTCGTGCCGCCCGCGACCAGCTCGGTGATGACGTCCCACAGCTCGGTGCGGGCCCGCGGGTCGAGCCCGGTGGTGGGCTCGTCGAGGAACAG
This window of the Amycolatopsis balhimycina FH 1894 genome carries:
- a CDS encoding penicillin-binding transpeptidase domain-containing protein — translated: MSARRRRGALAVLLLAAATTAGCSGGGPDDTLSAFLDAFASGDIAAAAADTDSPDAARTVLSQVRGALDPESLEADEEEVKQPDGDVVTAGYRLTWHLSHGRTWSYRADVQLRAAEHGWQVHWQPTVVHPQLTVGQTIGLLPQLPETAPVLDRDGVPLMRPQTVIGVVVDPQKTGNPSAVAGSLAKALHRFEPSVTGRSVLDGMNKTKPGDAYPVITLRAGEYHQVKPVIYDLPGVRFASQERLLPVTRGSGRQVLAAIRALVEQELAGAAGWRIVTRDVTGGEVSELRAEPPRPGPAITSTLSARIQAAAEKALETEIHPAALVAIQPSSGDILAVAQNDAADDEGPVALSGRYPPGSTFKIVTAAAALSTGDVEPGSPVDCPGTTAIENRVVPNEGRFDLGRVPLKTAFARSCNTTFARLAAGLPASALTDAARSFGLGADFVVPGLTTVTGGVPAGDSAVQRAEDGFGQGTVVASPFGMALVAATVQAGKVPAPSIVKGMPSTAENVGDAPSRQVLDALRGMMRDVVAVGTATGLRDLPDVAGKTGTAQFGDGSRAHGWFAGYRGDLAFAVLLTDAGSSKPAVQAAHRFLAGIG
- the map gene encoding type I methionyl aminopeptidase — protein: MSVRAALVPGVQTPRRDVPSSIARPEYVDKPAPKRDTGNGVRTPEVIEAMRIASRIAAQALEEGGKAVKPGATTDDIDKVVHEFLLDHHAYPSTLGYRRFPKSCCTSLNEVICHGIPDSTVIEDGDICNIDVTAYIGGVHGDTNATFLAGDVSEEARLLVERTREATLRAIKAVRPGRQLNVIGRVIEAYAKRFGYGVVRDFTGHGVGPAFHTPPTVLHYEEPSVDTIIEEGMTFTIEPMITLGTIDYDIWADDWTVTTKDKKWTAQFEHTLVVTADGSEILTLP
- a CDS encoding ABC transporter permease; this translates as MNAVQLAVTDGVTITKRNSIKIFRSLDLLGSLVFTPVMFVLLFGFVFGSVIDVPGLSYREFMLPGIFTLAVAMGGIVTGYGLTDDLQKGIIDRFRSLPMSPAAVLIGRTTADLILSTASLLIMGLVGLLVGWRIHTGVLETLGGVALLLAFSYALSWVMGTLGLAVRKPEVFNNVSMVVVFPLTFLANTFVDSGRLPTPLRAIADWNPVSAVTQAARELFGNTSAAMPTRDVWPMQHAALASVLWIALLLAIFVPLSVRCYKKATSH
- a CDS encoding daunorubicin resistance protein DrrA family ABC transporter ATP-binding protein; protein product: MADAIVAEGLVKKYGTVTALDGMSLSVPEGTVLGVLGPNGAGKTTTVQILTTLQKPDAGRATVAGFDVVKDAHELRSHIGASGQYAAVDPELTGAENLEMVGRLYHLGTKRAKARGRELLARFSLGDAADRPVKGYSGGMRRRLDLAGALVANPPVLFLDEPTTGLDPRARTELWDVITELVAGGTTLLLTTQYLEEADRLADSIAVVDHGRVIARGTADELKDLVGGERIELTVGTHADVGVARATLARLASGEPQAEGFRLTVPVSHGAKALTEALALLAAEGVDVRDVGVRRPTLDDVFLTLTGHETAEPAKEAV